In the genome of Acaryochloris sp. CCMEE 5410, the window CCTAGTGCTTACCAGTCCCATGAAGAACATTCATCAACATTTTGACAATGTCTAAACGCAAACGAGCTTCTCGATGGCGTAAACGTCGTTGGGGCCTATTGGGAGTAATTGGACTCGCAATTATCGCAGTGTCCCTAGTCTGTGCCCAATTACCTATCCTCATGGATAAGCGATTTAATCCGGTGGTACAACGGCCGCCCTACCCTGTTGTAGACTCAGTGAGCCAGATTCATCAAGAATTATGGATTGCCGATCTTCATGCCGATTCTTTGCTGTGGAACCGGGACTTAAGTCAGAAACATCCGTATGGACATGTTGATTTGCCACGGTTGCAGGATGCCAATGTGGCCTTGCAAGTCTTGACCGTTGTCACCAAGGTGCCCACTGATCTCAAGCTGGAGAATAACGATCATCGTTCTGATGACATATTGAAGCTAGCCCTAATTCAACGTTGGCCGTTATCGACCTGGAACAGCCTATTACAAAGAGCGTTGTATCAAGCGGAAAAACTCCATAAGCTGGCTGAGTCTCAACGCCAGTTTCGACTTATAAACAATCAAGCTGACCTCAAGTCTTTTCTCCAAGATCGGAAACGGCAGCCCCAATTAACGGCCGGTCTTTTAGGACTAGAGGGAGCTCATGCCTTACTAGGTCGTTTGGAGAATGTAGATCGCCTTTATGAGGCCGGATTTAGGATGTTGGGACTAGCTCATTTTT includes:
- a CDS encoding dipeptidase; the protein is MSKRKRASRWRKRRWGLLGVIGLAIIAVSLVCAQLPILMDKRFNPVVQRPPYPVVDSVSQIHQELWIADLHADSLLWNRDLSQKHPYGHVDLPRLQDANVALQVLTVVTKVPTDLKLENNDHRSDDILKLALIQRWPLSTWNSLLQRALYQAEKLHKLAESQRQFRLINNQADLKSFLQDRKRQPQLTAGLLGLEGAHALLGRLENVDRLYEAGFRMLGLAHFFDTEVGGSAHGLQKGELTRFGRQVIAKAQDLHLLLDLAHSSAPVIDEVVALSIQPVVVSHTGVKGTCDNARNLTDQQVKAIAKTGGVIGIGYWPAAICGNDAASIAKAIRYVVDLVGVDYVGLGSDFDGAVRSPFDVTGLPLITEALLAEGFNTEEMSKIMGLNLLRVLELVLPE